The Ascochyta rabiei chromosome 5, complete sequence genome has a segment encoding these proteins:
- a CDS encoding 39S ribosomal protein L22, mitochondrial: MSTRTPSRRLAQSALALRPQCTQWTSLPSLARRNASTKPSTANDDLSNPLLEKYLQQRESERAAAEADRSEQTAGAPKKPSTTLRDGGSFTAPSPLFNPERLIPGWRKDLAPTDKAALKAQAEQRRLAVQKEEEKRLLDVNLDPAPAARRRLERKLVIKGLSKHGRMTKAAKILRTERSSLYKSNFLPTSVKKMTKILNQIQGKTVSEALVQLRFSPKKIARDIYKGLIIAQDEAIAARGMGLGDRNALKKWIEQRNEVASTLANLDEKTPKTKGATQLIELKDGKKKLVTDATEIYIDQAWCGRGESWKSPEFRARGRVNMLTHRTTSFSFLLKEEKTRMRISDEIKKKRDNRKLWVALPDRPITAQRQYCLW; encoded by the exons ATGAGCACACGAACACCCTCACGGCGGCTCGCGCAGTCGG CCCTCGCCCTCCGCCCCCAATGCACACAATGGACCAGCCTCCCTTCACTCGCACGGCGCAATGCATCGACCAAACCCTCAACCGCCAACGATGACCTCTCCAACCCCCTGCTGGAGAAGTACCTGCAGCAGCGGGAATCCGAGCGCGCCGCAGCAGAGGCAGACCGGTCCGAGCAGACCGCCGGCGCCCCGAAGAAGCCGTCCACCACACTGCGTGACGGAGGCTCCTTCACCGCCCCCTCGCCGCTCTTCAACCCCGAGCGCCTGATCCCCGGATGGCGCAAGGACCTCGCCCCAACCGACAAGGCCGCGCTCAAGGCACAGGCCGAGCAGCGCAGACTGGCCGTccagaaggaggaggagaagcgCCTGCTCGACGTGAACCTCGACCCCGcccccgccgcccgccgccgcctcgaGCGCAAGCTCGTCATCAAGGGCCTCTCCAAGCACGGCCGCATGACCAAGGCCGCAAAGATCCTCCGTACCGAGCGATCCTCGCTGTACAAGTCAAACTTCCTCCCCACCTCGGTCAAGAAGATGACCAAGATCCTGAACCAGATCCAGGGCAAGACCGTCTCCGAGGCCCTTGTCCAGCTGCGCTTCTCCCCCAAGAAGATTGCCCGCGACATCTACAAGGGCCTCATCATCGCCCAGGACGAGGCCATTGCCGCGCGAGGCATGGGCCTGGGTGACAGGAACGCCTTGAAGAAGTGGATCGAGCAGAGGAACGAGGTCGCTTCCACCCTGGCCAACCTCGACGAGAAGACGCCCAAGACAAAGGGCGCCACCCAGCTCATTGAGCTCAAGGAcggcaagaagaagctcgTCACGGACGCGACCGAGATCTACATTGACCAGGCCTGGTGCGGGAGGGGCGAGAGCTGGAAGAGCCCCGAGTTCAGAGCGAGAGGAAGGGTGAATATGCTGACACACCGAACAACCA GCTTCTCCTTCCTGCTCAAAGAAGAAAAGACACGGATGCGCATCTCGGACGAAATCAAGAAGAAGCGCGACAACCGCAAGCTGTGGGTCGCCCTGCCCGACCGACCCATCACAGCGCAGAGGCAGTACTGCCTGTGGTAG
- a CDS encoding Pyruvate decarboxylase, whose protein sequence is MSATEPGKISLGQYMWERLHQVGVETIFGVPGDFNLQLLDSIYDTAGVELITNQSELNAAYAADGYARVKGVPGCFVTTHGVGELSALNGVAGAMSEHVKMIHIVGQTTRAMQSKHMMIHHSIGRKPNHQTYNKCSEPVRCAAAELWDIETAPAEIDRVIRECFIQSGPVYIFLPLDLSAEQVDASLLSTPVDISPQVDAEAQNAAVSAISRALSEAKHPSLLVDALVHRFDAVSETQSLISTLSVPFFSANMGKGIVDETSPYYVGVWNGAIGTPGVREAAESADLTILLGYLPADTNSGGFSRNLNSSACIEINAHDVVVGGERYPDTAIKPLLAALVKALPSTPQHEIPKAVLPPPRIPLDKDAVHITQSWLWPQIESFLQPNDIVVGETGTSVFGLCDIAFPASTQLIAQIYYGSIGYATAATLGIEVARKELEGKRPRGGGGGGGGGGGGGGGGGGCRMGRTVLVTGDGSLALTMQELGTMIKAGIAPIVFVINNDGYTVERLIWGARQPYNDIVPHAYSHLLPLYHHPSPAASFHRAATKVELQAILAKACVRQPENLQLIELVVPMMDTSWRLGAQLAWRGEEHKERLTREGFVDAYGGWGLDGVAGGSVEWS, encoded by the exons ATGAGTGCCACGGAGCCAGGCAAGATTTCACTCGGCCAGTACATGTGGGAGCGACTTCACCAGGTTGGTGTTGAGACCATCTTTGGAGTCCCGGGCGATTTCAATCTGCAGTTGCTCGACTCGATTTACGACACCGCAGGGGTCGAGTTGATAACGAACCAGAGCGAGCTCAACGCTGCGTACGCTGCTGACGGGTATGCCAGGGTCAAGGGCGTGCCTGGGTGTTTCGTCACGACCCACGGGGTGGGGGAATTGAGCGCTCTCAATGGGGTGGCGGGCGCAATGTCAGAGCACGTCAAGATGATACACATTGTGGGCCAGACTACACGAGCCATGCAGAGCAAGCACATGATGATCCACCACTCCATTGGACGAAAGCCAAATCACCAAACGTACAACAAGTGCTCTGAGCCCGTCCGTTGCGCCGCAGCAGAACTGTGGGACATCGAGACTGCACCGGCGGAAATCGACCGCGTGATAAGAGAATGCTTCATCCAGTCCGGCCCGGTCTACATCTTCCTCCCTCTCGACCTTTCCGCGGAGCAGGTAGACGCCAGTCTCCTCTCAACGCCAGTCGACATCTCTCCCCAAGTCGATGCTGAGGCCCAGAACGCTGCCGTGAGCGCCATATCCCGCGCGCTCAGTGAAGCCAAACACCCGTCCCTCCTTGTCGACGCACTGGTCCACCGCTTTGATGCCGTTTCCGAGACGCAGTCGCTCATCTCAACGCTGAGCGTTCCCTTCTTCTCCGCAAACATGGGCAAAGGCATCGTTGACGAAACCTCACCATACTACGTCGGCGTCTGGAACGGCGCGATTGGGACGCCTGGCGTGCGCGAAGCCGCCGAGTCTGCAGATCTCACAATCTTGCTGGGCTACCTGCCAGCAGACACGAACTCGGGTGGGTTCTCGCGAAACCTAAACTCGAGCGCGTGCATTGAGATCAACGCGCACGACGTCGTTGTCGGGGGGGAAAGGTACCCAGACACGGCTATCAAGCCGCTGCTCGCGGCCCTGGTGAAAGCGCTGCCCTCCACGCCCCAGCACGAAATCCCAAAGGCCGTCCTGCCCCCTCCGAGGATCCCGCTGGACAAAGACGCAGTCCACATCACGCAGTCCTGGCTGTGGCCGCAGATCGAGTCCTTCCTGCAGCCCAACGACATTGTAGTCGGCGAGACGGGAACGAGCGTGTTCGGACTGTGCGACATTGCGTTTCCAGCCAGCACGCAGCTCATCGCGCAGATCTACTACGGCAGCATCGGATACGCGACCGCCGCGACGCTGGGGATCGAAGTGGCGCGCAAAGAGCTGGAGGGCAAGAGGCCgcgaggcggcggcggcggcggcggcggcggcggcggcggtggcggtggcggtggcgggtGCAGGATGGGGAGAACGGTGCTGGTTACGGGCGACGGGTCCCTGGCGCTGACGATGCAGGAGCTTGGCACCATGATCAAAGCAGGCATCGCGCCTATCGTATTCGTGATCAACAACGACGGATACACGGTCGAGCGGCTGATCTGGGGCGCCCGGCAAC CGTACAACGACATCGTCCCACACGCGTACTCGCACCTCCTCCCGCTCTACCACCACCCTTCGCCAGCCGCGTCGTTCCACCGCGCGGCTACCAAGGTCGAGCTGCAAGCCATCCTGGCCAAGGCGTGCGTGAGGCAGCCGGAGAATCTGCAGCTGATTGAGCTTGTGGTGCCCATGATGGACACGAGCTGGCGGCTAGGAGCGCAGTTGGCGTGGCGGGGCGAGGAGCACAAGGAGCGGCTGACTCGGGAGGGATTCGTGGATGCATACGGGGGGTGGGGGCTGGACGGCGTGGCTGGGGGTAGTGTGGAGTGGAGCTAG
- a CDS encoding Catechol 1,2-dioxygenase has translation MPQAAAAVSDSKTHKFNPNFTQQVIAATGPNANPRVKQLTSSLIQHLHDFARENELTVDEWMMGVELMNEAGRMSDAKRNEGQLLCDVLGLESLVDEITYKLATDATDEPTATAILGPFYRHDAPKMEMGSCIVSGVEEEGDRTWMHGTVTDFKTGKPIEGAVVDVWHTAPNGLYEQQDPDQPEMNLRGRFTTGADGKYDFYCLRPVPYPIPFDGPAGKVLKALDRHPYRPAHIHFLLTAPGHKPIVTQIFDRSSKYIEDDAVFAVKDSLLVDFKPFKGDANAEFELPYDFKMATFEDAKEGKLNGSTEESAAV, from the exons ATGCCgcaagcagcagcagcagtatcAGACAGTAAAACGCACAAGTTCAACCCAAACTTCACACAACAGGTCATCGCCGCAACAGGGCCCAATGCGAATCCTCGCGTCAAACAGCTCACGTCGAGCTTGATCCAGCACCTGCACGACTTTGCGCGCGAGAATGAGCTCACAGTCGATGAATGGATGATGGGCGTCGAGCTG ATGAACGAGGCCGGCCGCATGTCTGACGCCAAGCGCAACGAAGGGCAACTCCTCTGTGACGTGCTCGGCCTCGAATCCCTCGTCGACGAAATAACATACAAGCTCGCTACAGACGCCACCGACGAGCCCACCGCAACCGCCATCCTCGGACCCTTCTACCGGCACGACGCCCCAAAGATGGAGATGGGAAGCTGCATCGTGTCAGGCGTTGAGGAGGAAGGGGACCGCACATGGATGCACGGTACTGTGACGGATTTCAAGACCGGCAAGCCGATCGAGGGCGCGGTTGTGGATGTCTGGCACACGGCGCCAAACGGACTGTATGAACAGCAGGATCCAGACCAGCCGGAGATGAATCTGAGGGGAAGGTTCACGACGGGGGCTGACGGCAAATACGACTTTTACTGCCTCCGGCCTGTGCCTTATCCCATTCCCTTTGACGGGCCGGCAGGCAAGGTGCTGAAGGCATTGGATAGACACCCGTACAGGCCGGCGCATATCCACTTCCTC CTCACAGCGCCAGGACACAAGCCGATCGTCACCCAGATCTTTGACAGGAGCAGCAAGTACATTGAAGACGATGCTGTATTTGCTGTCAAGGACTCGCTTCTCGTTGACTTCAAGCCGTTCAAGGGCGATGCCAACGCAGAGTTTGAGTTGCCGTACGACTTCAAAATGGCGACTTTCGAGGATGCAAAGGAGGGCAAGCTCAATGGCTCGACAGAGGAGAGCGCCGCAGTCTAG
- a CDS encoding mRNA splicing protein yields the protein MSVAALSKSLPKPRYTGEEEELTRSTRVLSSEQYETQVAKRQNGPPPYGSRQSWRPRAAEDFGDGGAFPEVHVAQYPLDMGKKGQPSTSNALTRRVDAEGKTKYDEIARRGHGENRIVQASFKDLIPLRQQANAGDLDLDRPSQEVVQATKAKTEAALMALVSGQTAAQKPKNVQGRKDDEPTFVRYTPTAQMGEAQGKTRIFKIQQRQIDPMEPPKFKHKRIPRGPPSPPPPILHSPPRKLTAEDQEMWKIPPPISNWKNPKGYTVPLDKRLAADGRGLQDITINDKFAQFGEALQAADRHAREEVKQRAIMQQRLAEKEKLQKEEHLRNLAKQAREERANAGRRRSYSDSESDSEQEEVRKRQEARKERREDFQRELRQAKMGTERKIQMLAREQNRDISEKVALGLAKPTQSGESMYDARLFNQSSGFNAGINEDNHYDKPLFAAQDAISSIYRPTVQQDDAEDEGQTYDRITKSSKFEVLGKAGKGFKGADLQEQRDGPVQFEKDTDDPFNINAMINEVKGEAKSGEKRYGITDPSEGRSTKRARVDDDSD from the coding sequence ATGTCCGTCGCCGCTCTTTCCAAGTCGCTGCCGAAGCCAAGATACACgggcgaggaggaggagctgACACGAAGCACGCGCGTGCTGAGCTCCGAACAGTATGAGACACAGGTCGCGAAGAGGCAGAACGGACCGCCTCCGTACGGCAGCAGGCAGAGCTGGCGACCGCGCGCCGCCGAGGACTTTGGCGACGGCGGCGCATTTCCCGAGGTCCACGTCGCGCAGTACCCGCTCGACATGGGCAAGAAGGGCCAGCCGTCGACATCAAACGCGCTCACGCGACGAGTAGACGCCGAGGGCAAGACCAAGTACGACGAGATCGCGAGAAGGGGACACGGCGAAAACAGAATCGTGCAGGCCAGCTTCAAGGACCTGATCCCGCTGCGACAGCAGGCAAACGCCGGCGACCTGGACCTGGACCGCCCCAGCCAGGAGGTTGTACAGGCGACAAAGGCAAAGACAGAGGCCGCACTCATGGCCCTTGTTTCAGGCCAGACGGCCGCACAGAAGCCCAAGAACGTCCAGGGCCGCAAGGATGACGAGCCCACTTTCGTGCGATACACACCCACCGCGCAGATGGGCGAAGCACAGGGCAAGACGCGCATCTTCAAGATCCAGCAGCGGCAGATCGACCCTATGGAGCCACCCAAGTTCAAGCACAAGCGTATTCCCCGCGGTCCCCCTTCCCCGCCGCCTCCCATCCTCCACTCGCCGCCACGAAAGTTGACCGCCGAGGACCAGGAGATGTGGAAGATCCCGCCGCCGATCAGCAACTGGAAGAACCCCAAGGGTTACACTGTGCCCCTGGACAAGCGTCTGGCCGCCGATGGGCGAGGTCTTCAAGACATCACCATCAACGACAAATTTGCACAATTCGGTGAAGCGTTGCAGGCCGCGGATCGACACGCCCGTGAGGAGGTCAAGCAGCGTGCAATCATGCAGCAAAGATTGgcagagaaggagaagctgCAAAAGGAGGAGCATCTACGCAACCTGGCCAAACAAGCGCGGGAGGAGCGCGCGAACGCTGGACGCCGGCGCTCCTACAGCGACTCGGAATCAGACTCGGAGCAAGAGGAGGTCCGCAAACGACAAGAAGCAAGGAAGGAGCGTCGTGAGGATTTCCAGCGCGAACTACGCCAGGCCAAGATGGGCACGGAACGCAAGATCCAGATGCTTGCCCGTGAACAAAATCGAGACATCTCCGAGAAAGTTGCGCTTGGCCTTGCAAAGCCCACGCAGAGTGGAGAGTCGATGTACGATGCCCGGCTATTCAACCAGTCTAGCGGGTTCAACGCAGGCATCAACGAGGACAACCACTACGACAAGCCTTTGTTCGCTGCCCAGGACGCGATCAGCAGCATCTACCGGCCTACTGTCCAGCAAGATGACGCTGAAGACGAGGGCCAGACATACGACCGAATTACCAAGTCCAGCAAGTTCGAGGTGCTAGGCAAGGCAGGCAAGGGCTTCAAGGGTGCCGATTTGCAAGAGCAAAGGGACGGGCCGGTTCAGTTCGAGAAAGACACGGACGACCCATTCAACATCAACGCAATGATCAACGAAGTCAAGGGCGAGGCGAAATCGGGAGAGAAGCGCTACGGCATCACAGACCCCTCAGAGGGTCGTTCGACAAAGCGCGCAAGAGTCGATGATGATAGCGATTGA